One stretch of Arachis hypogaea cultivar Tifrunner chromosome 20, arahy.Tifrunner.gnm2.J5K5, whole genome shotgun sequence DNA includes these proteins:
- the LOC112783493 gene encoding uncharacterized protein, translated as MDQAASEGIGEVMDPVHERVDDNLSHEPDGAAVDAVGRGSLGERVTISGEVGTSEQKGKDLGSDKELKVEPEEVESGKKCDHQKNSDTMSEVDQGTSYNSSNLVNQQVVETVVVIEPVQSECVNGDSMKLELKVNESGLSKVSVRAPKGVSEMTDKNSCVIDIRCTNHKRFSESSEGERICRICHLASGRSSDATAVGTANGATSTDLIQLGCSCKDELGIAHVHCAEAWFKLKGNRLCEICGETAKNVSGVADAGFMEEWNEGRFMDHDNSSRRFGGCWRGQPFCNFLMACLVIAFVLPWFFRVNMF; from the exons ATGGATCAAGCCGCAAGTGAGGGGATTGGTGAGGTAATGGATCCTGTTCATGAAAGGGTTGATGATAATTTGAGTCATGAACCTGATGGGGCTGCAGTTGATGCAGTAGGTAGGGGTAGCTTGGGTGAGAGAGTCACTATAAGTGGAGAAGTTGGAACTTCAGAACAAAAGGGTAAGGATTTGGGATCAGATAAGGAGTTAAAGGTGGAACCTGAGGAAGTTGAGAGTGGGAAGAAGTGTGATCACCAAAAAAACAGTGATACAATGTCTGAGGTTGATCAAGGAACTagttataattcaagcaatttggTTAATCAGCAAGTGGTTGAAACTGTGGTTGTAATAGAGCCTGTTCAGAGTGAGTGTGTTAATGGGGACAGTATGAAATTGGAGCTGAAGGTAAATGAATCAGGGTTGAGCAAAGTATCTGTGAGAGCACCCAAAGGGGTTTCCGAAATGACAGATAAGAATTCTTGTGTGATTGATATAAGGTGCACCAACCACAAACGGTTTAGTGAGAGTTCAGAAGGTGAAAGGATTTGTAGGATTTGCCACCTTGCTTCTGGGCGATCATCGGATGCAACAGCTGTTGGAACTGCCAATGGTGCTACTAGTACTGATTTGATTCAGCTTGGTTGTTCATGTAAGGATGAGCTTGGCATTGCGCATGTTCATTGTGCTGAGGCCTGGTTCAAGCTTAAAGGAAACAG ACTATGTGAAATATGTGGCGAGACTGCGAAAAATGTGTCTGGTGTTGCTGATGCTGGATTCATGGAAGAGTGGAACGAAGGGAGATTCATGGACCACGATAACTCATCACGCAGGTTTGGTGGATGTTGGCGAGGACAGCCATTTTGTAACTTCTTGATGGCATGCCTTGTAATTGCTTTTGTTCTTCCATGGTTTTTTCGTGTAAATATGTTCTAG